Proteins encoded together in one Impatiens glandulifera chromosome 1, dImpGla2.1, whole genome shotgun sequence window:
- the LOC124921338 gene encoding polyadenylate-binding protein-interacting protein 9-like — protein sequence MATDSNVCQSIHSPQDRMDDNTITEPTSADFMDSDSMKSKMKLHEFVVDMMSRLKLNPLAEEFIPVSDLHNHHQFAADASQNNQRRRNYRWMNSRTSRAQIENSIRRTIYITELDHYVTEQHLADFFNQICGQVVDCRVCGDPHSRFRFAFVEFGHEQSARYAMVLSRDLLVFYSMRVLPSKTAIQPVNPIFLPRTEYEREMCARTVYCTNIDKMVSQSEVKNFFESHCGEVSHLRLFGNNAQSARSGFIEFEMAESAIEALKCSGKILGTQYLRVSPSKTPVRPKMSRAGVYY from the exons ATGGCGACCGACTCAAATGTTTGTCAATCAATTCATTCACCTCAAGACCGCATGGATGATAATACAATTACTGAACCAACATCTGCTGACTTCATGGATTCTGATTCAATGAAGTCGAAAATGAAATTGCATGAATTTGTTGTGGATATGATGTCTAGATTGAAGCTTAATCCTTTAGCTGAGGAGTTTATTCCTGTATCTGACTTGCACAATCACCATCAATTTGCGGCTGATGCTTCCCAGAACAATCAAAgg AGAAGGAATTATAGATGGATGAATAGTAGGACATCTCGAGCTCAAATAGAAAATAGCATCAGGAGAACAATTTATATTACAGAACTTGATCATTAT GTCACAGAACAACATCTTGCTGACTTTTTTAATCAGATCTGTGGACAA GTTGTTGATTGCAGAGTTTGTGGTGATCCACATTCGAGGTTTCGGTTTGCTTTCGTTGAGTTTGGACATGAGC AAAGTGCAAGATATGCTATGGTTCTTTCTAGGGACTTGTTAGTTTTCTACTCGATGAGGGTTCTACCTTCCAAAACCGCAATACAACCTGTTAATCCTATTTTCCTTCCAAGG ACGGAATATGAACGAGAGATGTGTGCTAGAACTGTTTATTGCACCAATATTGACAAGATg GTTTCTCAAAGTGAAGTGAAGAATTTCTTCGAATCACACTGTGGCGAG GTTTCTCATCTAAGGCTTTTTGGAAATAATGCTCAATCAGCTCGCAGTGGCTTTATTGAATTTGAAATG GCTGAGAGCGCAATTGAGGCACTAAAATGCAGTGGGAAGATTTTGGGAACACAATACCTAAG GGTGAGTCCTTCAAAGACGCCTGTGAGGCCTAAGATGAGCAGAGCTGGTGTTTACTACTAG
- the LOC124922034 gene encoding interactor of constitutive active ROPs 4-like has translation MSVKVSRSSESEPLHRRPVTQRSPRLQGERAVIPIVQSDVPSQKKLGSRISDLESQLGQAQQELKLLKGQVSSIKVKRPTTRDEQQLDKNKKVVRNSSSKQTSNGNDPETDVFEVPLEERRELKHNDVNSLKAALEEKEKELERSYEVNRTLKTKLEMKPKEEELRLKLDDVIRELEGTKGKTEELIGQMRAMEAEKQEMGVEMKKLRIQTEQWRKVADAAAIVLSEGAGTEGKDSRISESSGGSIDKQYGNIFENPVGGGYADDEEESPENGKRRSTGMRMFGDLWRKKVHK, from the coding sequence ATGTCAGTTAAGGTATCTCGCAGCAGCGAATCTGAACCACTTCATCGCAGGCCTGTTACACAGAGGAGCCCGAGGCTACAAGGAGAGCGTGCTGTCATTCCAATCGTTCAGTCCGATGTACCGAGTCAAAAGAAACTCGGTAGTAGGATATCGGATCTTGAATCCCAGCTGGGGCAAGCTCAACAAGAGCTCAAGCTTCTGAAAGGCCAAGTGAGTTCAATCAAGGTCAAAAGGCCCACCACCCGAGATGAACAACAACTAGACAAAAATAAGAAAGTTGTGAGGAATTCTTCTTCAAAGCAAACAAGCAATGGTAACGATCCCGAGACAGATGTGTTTGAAGTTCCGCTTGAGGAAAGGAGGGAATTAAAGCACAACGATGTTAATTCACTTAAAGCTGCGTTAGAAGAAAAGGAGAAAGAGCTGGAGCGTTCTTATGAGGTGAACCGGACATTGAAAACCAAGTTGGAAATGAAACCTAAGGAAGAGGAGTTACGTTTGAAGCTGGATGATGTGATACGTGAACTGGAAGGAACCAAGGGAAAAACAGAGGAGTTAATAGGGCAGATGAGAGCCATGGAAGCTGAAAAACAAGAGATGGGAGTTGAAATGAAGAAACTGAGGATCCAAACTGAGCAATGGAGGAAAGTGGCCGATGCAGCCGCGATTGTGCTGTCTGAGGGTGCTGGAACTGAAGGGAAGGACTCGAGGATATCTGAAAGCTCGGGGGGATCCATCGACAAGCAGTATGGGAACATATTCGAGAATCCGGTTGGTGGTGGTTATGCGGATGATGAGGAAGAGTCACCGGAGAATGGAAAGAGGAGGAGCACTGGTATGAGAATGTTTGGAGATCTGTGGAGGAAGAAGGTTCACAAATGA
- the LOC124920959 gene encoding gibberellin 2-beta-dioxygenase 1-like: MVVLTNPSSIPEQLSSSGADVIPVIDLSNPDAKTLLVKACEELGFFKVVGHGVPFEIISRLETEANKFFSLPLFQKEKAGPPDPFGYGNRSLGPNGDVGWIEYLMFTTNPDFHYHKFESVLGENLITFRSALSDYLSAVKRMACEILEVLADGLKIQPRNTLSKMLMDKDSDSVFRLNHYPPAPAAPAAVKKELIGFGEHTDPQIISVLRSNNICGLEISSKDGSWISVPPDQCSFFINVGDSLQVMTNGRFKSVKHRVLIGNSKKSRVSMVYFVGPPLSEKIAPLPWLMKEEQDSLYNEFTWFEYKTSAYKSRLADNRLCLFEKIIII; the protein is encoded by the exons ATGGTTGTATTAACAAACCCATCATCAATTCCAGAGCAATTATCCTCCTCCGGCGCCGATGTAATTCCCGTCATAGACCTATCAAATCCCGATGCCAAAACCCTCCTGGTAAAAGCCTGCGAGGAGCTTGGATTTTTCAAAGTGGTCGGCCATGGCGTCCCCTTTGAAATAATCTCCAGGCTGGAAACAGAAGCCAATAAATTCTTCTCTCTTCCTCTGTTTCAGAAAGAAAAAGCCGGTCCTCCTGACCCCTTTGGGTACGGAAACAGAAGCCTTGGCCCAAATGGAGACGTCGGTTGGATCGAATACTTGATGTTCACAACCAATCCAGATTTTCATTACCACAAATTTGAATCCGTCTTGGGTGAAAATCTCATAACCTTTCG AAGTGCTTTGAGTGATTACTTAAGTGCTGTTAAAAGAATGGCATGTGAAATCCTCGAAGTTCTTGCTGATGGGTTGAAGATTCAACCAAGAAACACATTGAGCAAGATGCTAATGGACAAAGATAGTGACTCTGTTTTTCGTCTGAATCACTACCCTCCGGCGCCGGCGGCGCCGGCGGCGGTGAAGAAAGAGTTAATTGGGTTCGGAGAACATACAGACCCACAAATCATATCAGTTCTAAGATCAAACAATATATGTGGTCTTGAAATATCATCAAAAGATGGTAGTTGGATCAGTGTTCCACCAGATCAATGTTCTTTCTTCATAAACGTGGGAGATTCATTGCAGGTGATGACGAACGGGAGATTCAAGAGCGTGAAACATAGAGTATTGATTGGAAACAGTAAGAAATCAAGGGTTTCGATGGTGTATTTTGTTGGGCCACCTTTGAGTGAAAAGATTGCACCTTTACCATGGCTGATGAAGGAAGAACAGGACAGTTTGTATAATGAATTTACGTGGTTTGAGTACAAGACTTCTGCATACAAGTCACGACTAGCTGATAATAGGCTCTGTTTGtttgagaaaattattattatttaa